The sequence GAGCGCATGAAGTTTTAATTGAAAGCCCATACCATAATAAGGATATTCCAGAGCTCTTAGAGCAGGAAATTGAAAGCTATCTTAAAATGTGCTGCGAGCGCCTGGCGGACTTAAAAAAAGACAGTCGTTTTAAATATATTATGGTTTTTCGTAATTATGGAGCTGCCGCCGGGGCGACATTAGAGCATCCTCATACGCAATTGATAGCCTTGCCTATGGTGCCAAAAAATACGCTGGAAGAGATTCACGGCGCGCGTGATTATTATAATTACCGTGAGCGTTGTATATTCTGTGATATCCTTCGCCAGGAGATTGGCGATAAATCAAGAATAATCTTAGAAAATAAATATTTTATTTCTTTCTGTCCTTTTGTTTCCCGGTTTCCATTTGCAATCATGATCATGCCCAAGCAGCATAGTGGTTATTTTAGCCATATTTCATCAGGTCCGGAACTATCGGCCTTAGCACAGATTTTAAAAGATACATTAACAAAACTAAAAAAAGTATTTGTAAATTTATCATATAATTATATAATTCATTCTGCGCCTATTAACGGTGAAGCTGATGTGGAGTATTACCATTGGCATATTGAGATTATGCCAAAGCTTACGCAAGTTGCAGGTTTTGAGTGGGGGACCGGTTTCTATATTGATCCAACCTCGCCTGAATTAGCCGCTCAGTATTTAAAAGCCGTATAGAAGAATTGGGGTAAAGATTACCCACGTTTGCCGATTAGCTGCGAAACAGTTTCCGCTTCAATCGGGAAACTGTTACCAGATTAGGTTGGAAACTGTTTCGTCAAAATATAAAGAGGAGGAGTCAGATGGCAGTTAAAGTCGGTATTAATGGTTTTGGTAGGATTGGTCGTCTTGTGGCGCGCGCAATTTTAGAAAAAAATAGTAAAAACATAGAACTTGTGGCAATCAATGATTTAACTGATGCCAAAAGTAATGCCTATCTTTTTAAGTATGATTCTGTGCACGGACGTTTTAATGGTGAAGTAAAGGCAACTGCTGATGATGTAATCTCAGTTAATGGCAAAGATATTAAAGTTTTAAGCAAAAGAGATCCGGCTGAGCTTCCCTGGAAAGATTTGGGAGTGGAGATTGTAGTTGAATCCACAGGGTTATTTACAATTAAAAAAGATGGAGTGAATAAAAAAGGCAAAGAAGTAAAAGGCGCAGAGAATCATATAACTAAGGGTGGCGCTAAAAAAGTGGTTATCTCTGCTCCGGCTGAAGGAGAAGATATAACGATTGTTATGGGTGTTAATGAGTCAAAGTATGATCCTAAGAATCATCATGTAATTTCCAATGCTTCCTGTACCACCAATTGCCTTGCTCCTGTTGCTAAGGTTATCAACGATAACTGGGGTATTGTGAAGGGGCTTATGACTACGATACATTCCTATACTAATGACCAAAGATTGCAGGATATGGCACACTCAGATTTACGGCGTGCCCGCGCTGCTGCGGTTTCCATGATTCCTACTTCTACCGGAGCTGCTAAGGCAATATCATTGGTTATCCCGGAATTAAAAGGCAAACTTGATGGTTTTGCAATCCGTGTGCCTACACCTAATGTTTCGGTCGTGGATTTGAGCGCAACCTTATCTAAGAAAGTGACTGTTGAGGAGCTAAATGCTGCTTTTAAGGCAGCGGCAGAAGGCTCGATGAAAGAGATACTTGGATACACCGAAGATCCGGTAGTTTCAATTGATTTTAATCATTGTTTATTAAGCTCGATAGTTGATGCCAAAATAACTAAAGTTATTCAGGATGATTTTATTAAAGTGTTGGCCTGGTATGACAATGAGTGGGGTTATTCTAACCGTGTAGTGGATTTATGCGATTATATTGTTAAGAAGGGATTATAAGTCTAAATGGCTGTCCCAATAGTGACTGTCACTATTCTATTTTTTAAGCATTACACCCAGCGCTATAAGGAATTGCGCTGGTGTTACCCTGGTGGGTAAGGAGAAAAGATGGCAAAATTAACCTTAAAAGATATTGATATAAAAAATAAAGTAGTTTTGGTGCGTGCGGATTTTAATGTGCCGCTTGATGCCAACCTTAATATTACTGATGATATACGTATTCAGGCAACTCTGCCTACCTTAAAATATATTTTAGAGAATGGCGCAAAGAAGCTGGTGATTATGAGCCATTTGGGCCGTCCTGATGGCAAGCCGGTTGCCAAATACAGCCTTAAGCCGGTAGTAGCTCGCCTGAAAGAACTCTTAGGGCAAAATGTACTGTTTTTGAGCGATTGTGTAGGTGATAATATTAAGCAGGAAATCGATAAATCGAAAGATAGGGTAATTTTACTGGAGAATCTACGTTTTCACGCTGAAGAGGAGGCTAATGACGCTGGTTTTGCCAAGCAGTTAGCATCTTTGGCTGATATTTTTGTTAATGATGCTTTTGGTACCGCCCATCGCGCACACGCATCTACTGAAGGGGTTACACATTTCTTAAAATCTGCCGCAGGTTTTCTTTTAGAGAAAGAGATTAAATATTTAGGTAGTGCCGTGAGTAATCCTCAGAAGCCCTTTATGGTTATTTTGGGCGGAGCAAAGGTGACGGATAAAATCGGCCTTATTCAGAACCTGCTTCCTAAATGTGACGCCATTCTCGTCGGAGGAGGCATGGCTTATACGTTTCTAAAAGCTCAAGGCAAACAGATTGGTAATTCAAAGCTGGAAAAAGATAAGTTAGATCTAGCTAAATCAATTTTAGACCAAGCTAAAAAATTAAATAAGGAAATCTTGTTACCCATTGATAATGTGGTTGTGGACAATATCGATCCGAATGCCTTAACTGAAATTGTCGCAGATAATATTCCTGATGGCAAAATTGCCGTTGATATCGGACCAAAAACAATTAAGTTATTTGAGGGTAAATTAAAATTCGCTAAAACTATTGTTTGGAATGGCCCTATGGGAATATTTGAAATGGATAATTTTAGCAAAGGGACTCAAAGCCTAGCTGAATTTATTGCTACGTTAAAAACTACCTCGATAATCGGCGGAGGAGATACGGCAGCAGCAATTGCTAAATTTAAATTAGAAGATAAAATGTCACATATCTCAACGGGGGGAGGGGCAAGCCTGGAATTTCTGGAGGGAAAATCTTTGCCAGGGATTGCTGCGCTTACGGAAAAATAAAATGAGGAAAACAATTATTGCCGGAAATTGGAAGATGTATAAGACAATCAATGAATCCATTAATTTAGCCAATGGTTTAAAACGCGAACTCTTTAAATTAGATTTTGCGAAGGTTGATGTGGTGTTATGCCCAGTATTTACCGCTTTAAATGAAGTAGCTGAAGTTTTGAATGAAACGGATATCCAGTTAGGAGCTCAAGATATTTATTGGCAGGATGAAGGGGCTTTTACCGGAGAGGTTTCTGGGCTTATGCTTAAAGATGCCGGCTGCCAGTATGTTATTATCGGGCATTCTGAACGCAGGCAGTTTTTTGGCGAGACTAACGAAACTGTGAATAAAAAGATTAAGGCTAGCTTAAAACACGGATTAGCTCCTATTGTATGTGTGGGTGAGAATCTACAGGAAAGAGAGTCTAATAATACATTTAAGGTGATTAAAGATCATATTGAAAACGGTTTAGTTGACATTAATGTAGATGATATGCTTAAAATAGTAATTGCGTATGAGCCGGTTTGGGCAATCGGCACTGGTAAGACTGCCACCGGCCAGCAGGCGCAGGAAGCGCATAAGTTCATACGTGATTTATTAAAAAAGATTTATGGGGAAGAAGTTGCCAGCCAAGTTAGGATTCAATATGGCGGAAGTGTTAAGCCTGAAAATATTGTAGAATTGATGGGTAAACCGGATGTAGATGGAGCATTAGTGGGTGGAGCAAGCTTAAAGACAGATTCTTTTAGTTCAATAGTAACTAAAGCAAGCGAGGTTGTGAAATGATGACATTTTTGATTATAATCCATGTGACTGCCTGTATAATTTTAATTGGTTTGGTTTTAATTCAGCGTGGAAGAGGAGCAGGGTTAGTCGAGAGTTTTGCCGGAGTTGAGTCGATGTTTGGTACAAAGACAAGCGTTTTTCTTACGCGTACAACTACGATTATGTCTATTGTTTTTTTTATAACCTGCTTGAGCTTGGCGGTATTGTCAGTTAAACAGAGTAAGTCATTGATGCGTGATGTGCGTACTGTTAGGCCAAAGGCAGAATTGCCTAAAACGGCAACAACTAATACTGAAGCAGCTAAGACAGAACAAGTCAAGA comes from Candidatus Omnitrophota bacterium and encodes:
- the galT gene encoding galactose-1-phosphate uridylyltransferase, coding for MGELRRDPVVGRWVIVDTERPKKPQDIKYEQHIPEGGLCPFCYGNESMTPPEISCFRDPGTAANSVGWQVRVVANKFPALQIEGDLNRRGIGIYDMSNGIGAHEVLIESPYHNKDIPELLEQEIESYLKMCCERLADLKKDSRFKYIMVFRNYGAAAGATLEHPHTQLIALPMVPKNTLEEIHGARDYYNYRERCIFCDILRQEIGDKSRIILENKYFISFCPFVSRFPFAIMIMPKQHSGYFSHISSGPELSALAQILKDTLTKLKKVFVNLSYNYIIHSAPINGEADVEYYHWHIEIMPKLTQVAGFEWGTGFYIDPTSPELAAQYLKAV
- the gap gene encoding type I glyceraldehyde-3-phosphate dehydrogenase, encoding MAVKVGINGFGRIGRLVARAILEKNSKNIELVAINDLTDAKSNAYLFKYDSVHGRFNGEVKATADDVISVNGKDIKVLSKRDPAELPWKDLGVEIVVESTGLFTIKKDGVNKKGKEVKGAENHITKGGAKKVVISAPAEGEDITIVMGVNESKYDPKNHHVISNASCTTNCLAPVAKVINDNWGIVKGLMTTIHSYTNDQRLQDMAHSDLRRARAAAVSMIPTSTGAAKAISLVIPELKGKLDGFAIRVPTPNVSVVDLSATLSKKVTVEELNAAFKAAAEGSMKEILGYTEDPVVSIDFNHCLLSSIVDAKITKVIQDDFIKVLAWYDNEWGYSNRVVDLCDYIVKKGL
- a CDS encoding phosphoglycerate kinase, giving the protein MAKLTLKDIDIKNKVVLVRADFNVPLDANLNITDDIRIQATLPTLKYILENGAKKLVIMSHLGRPDGKPVAKYSLKPVVARLKELLGQNVLFLSDCVGDNIKQEIDKSKDRVILLENLRFHAEEEANDAGFAKQLASLADIFVNDAFGTAHRAHASTEGVTHFLKSAAGFLLEKEIKYLGSAVSNPQKPFMVILGGAKVTDKIGLIQNLLPKCDAILVGGGMAYTFLKAQGKQIGNSKLEKDKLDLAKSILDQAKKLNKEILLPIDNVVVDNIDPNALTEIVADNIPDGKIAVDIGPKTIKLFEGKLKFAKTIVWNGPMGIFEMDNFSKGTQSLAEFIATLKTTSIIGGGDTAAAIAKFKLEDKMSHISTGGGASLEFLEGKSLPGIAALTEK
- the tpiA gene encoding triose-phosphate isomerase; amino-acid sequence: MRKTIIAGNWKMYKTINESINLANGLKRELFKLDFAKVDVVLCPVFTALNEVAEVLNETDIQLGAQDIYWQDEGAFTGEVSGLMLKDAGCQYVIIGHSERRQFFGETNETVNKKIKASLKHGLAPIVCVGENLQERESNNTFKVIKDHIENGLVDINVDDMLKIVIAYEPVWAIGTGKTATGQQAQEAHKFIRDLLKKIYGEEVASQVRIQYGGSVKPENIVELMGKPDVDGALVGGASLKTDSFSSIVTKASEVVK
- the secG gene encoding preprotein translocase subunit SecG; its protein translation is MMTFLIIIHVTACIILIGLVLIQRGRGAGLVESFAGVESMFGTKTSVFLTRTTTIMSIVFFITCLSLAVLSVKQSKSLMRDVRTVRPKAELPKTATTNTEAAKTEQVKTEPAKVQAVKAETEKVQTPAPTAKPDAAKTK